From a single Maylandia zebra isolate NMK-2024a linkage group LG3, Mzebra_GT3a, whole genome shotgun sequence genomic region:
- the LOC143414544 gene encoding uncharacterized protein LOC143414544, which produces MSIKRKVFKTEHFQKQEKKYSEHCCVPLCSASAKFNGILSFHAFPTHSDLRRQWLVNIRRDHFTITSHTRVCCRHFASDQLIEPTTLDGRRRLIKGAVPTLFEWNGYKVEPPRRSVWERTERRPELVPPDDQEEHSLTRDHDYCSVPEPSALDISASAAEDLSKDVETLRKEIQELRVQREFGLQRFAGSDTDIRFYTRFPSYDHLMAFWVLIEPCIYKMIRVSRAKSAANRNEEVLTPARTSTRQLLQPIDEFFLFLVFLSVGLKERDLAHRFNIHQSTVSRIIATWTNFLATALGSQCIWLTREEVQAYLPEEFKDFSDTQMILDCTELRCQTPSSPLLQSEMYSSYKSHCTMKALVGIAPHGPVTFISNLYAGSVSDKELFKQSGIAEKLTEDMAVMVDKGFLITDCCKCKVYCPPFLSKQKQMPAYQVKETQAIARLRVHVERVIRRIKQNKLFDSIITMSHVYNINQLFAVACMLSNYQNTALVKKWVK; this is translated from the exons ATGAGTATAAAAAGGAAAGTatttaaaacagaacattttcaaaaacaggagaagaaaTACTCCGAGCATTGCTGTGTCCCACTTTGTTCAGCTTCAGCCAAATTTAACGGCATACTAAGTTTTCATGCCTTTCCGACCCATTCCGACTTGAGAAGACAATGGCTGGTAAATATACGCCGGGATCATTTCACGATTACCTCTCACACCAGGGTCTGCTGCAGACACTTTGCCAGTGATCAACTCATAGAGCCAACAACCCTCGATGGTCGAAGGAGGCTTATTAAAGGTGCTGTACCAACACTTTTTGAGTGGAATGGCTATAAAGTTGAACCACCGCGACGTAGTGTTTGGGAGAGAACGGAGCGACGCCCTGAACTAGTTCCTCCTGACGATCAAGAAGAGCACAGTCTTACAAGAGATCATGACTACTGCTCAGTCCCTGAGCCATCTGCATTGGACATATCTGCATCAGCTGCAGAAGACCTGTCCAAAGACGTGGAGACTCTGAGGAAGGAAATACAGGAGTTACGTGTCCAGCGAGAATTTGGGTTACAGCGTTTTGCTGGCTCCGACACTGACATCCGATTCTATACCAG ATTTCCAAGCTATGATCATTTGATGGCATTCTGGGTTTTGATTGAGCCTTGCATCTATAAAATGATCCGGGTTTCAAGAGCCAAGTCAGCTGCCAATCGGAACGAAGAAGTGTTGACACCTGCACGCACATCAACA AGGCAGCTGCTACAGCCAATTgatgagttttttcttttcctggttTTCCTGTCAGTTGGTTTGAAGGAGAGGGACCTGGCACACCGATTTAACATACACCAGTCCACAGTGAGCCGCATTATTGCAACATGGACAAATTTTCTTGCCACTGCACTGGGGTCTCAGTGCATCTGGCTTACACGTGAAGAAGTGCAAGCTTACCTCCCTGAGGAATTCAAAGATTTCTCAGACACCCAGATGATCCTTGACTGTACAGAGCTGAGGTGTCAGACACCATCCTCACCACTTCTCCAAAGTGAAATGTACTCTTCGTACAAATCCCACTGTACGATGAAAGCCCTGGTTGGCATAGCTCCACATGGTCCAGTGACATTCATCTCTAATCTGTATGCTGGTTCGGTTAGTGACAAGGAACTATTCAAACAATCAGGCATTGCTGAGAAGTTGACTGAAGACATGGCAGTGATGGTAGATAAGGGCTTCCTAATCACTGATTGTTGTAAATGCAAAGTGTACTGCCCACCTTTTCTATCTAAGCAGAAGCAGATGCCAGCATACCAGGTTAAGGAGACGCAGGCCATAGCCAGACTCAGGGTACATGTGGAGCGAGTCATtaggaggatcaaacagaacaaACTTTTTGATAGCATCATTACCATGTCACATGTTTATAATATCAACCAACTGTTTGCAGTGGCATGTATGCTGTCAAATTACCAGAACACAGCATTAGTTAAAAAATGGGTTAAGTGA